Proteins from a genomic interval of Fundulus heteroclitus isolate FHET01 chromosome 21, MU-UCD_Fhet_4.1, whole genome shotgun sequence:
- the LOC118556750 gene encoding uncharacterized protein LOC118556750 (The sequence of the model RefSeq protein was modified relative to this genomic sequence to represent the inferred CDS: added 128 bases not found in genome assembly): MPRLKSFRRAQAFRKRKNDLKRVEVDIKVEENTFVACQGTGNRQRDRPWPTSSANNTCKLVIPPEPMDKKFVFVVGDSHLRAVVDGFAPIKADGLYFGFLAVPGGTALDLRTELLNAVIPRTPDVVCLLAPSNTLRRSTVVSEAGKRFEKLLTTVCTLFPKVFVLDFPPRLDVDPQVQSLLRQEFRRVSVQLGVQYKSVAELFPMSKLHLWSRDGVHLSDDDGMKILTKAIYETSDEQIPKPTAETKVTPTMSHSPPKLLCTPDVPVVAPQNPFESEVVGSHKKASPTSSQHKNCASPKRVLHLKVEEEMKFSVELNPKWLDDDMLGISWDGNTSTLEDASIASFQEPMASPSSSQHQSCASPKKEEEMEFSVELNPKWLDDDMLEILGDGNTSTFGDASTASFKKTKSCDRVVAGEETVTKNALASDVKEDSSEEQSLEGEQQESEPLQKRRNPGPVRKESSSL; encoded by the exons atgcCTCGTCTTAAAAGTTTTCGTCGTGCACAAGCCTTTAGAAAGAGGAAGAATGACCTCAAACGAGTGGAGGTCGACATCAAAGTTGAAGAAAACACGTTTGTGGCTT gtcaaggaacaggaaaCCGTCAAAGAGATAGACCTTGGCCGACCTCTTCTGCCAACAATACCTGCAAACTGGTCATTCCCCCAGAACCAATGGACAAGAAA tttgtcttTGTTGTAGGAGACTCTCATCTAAGGGCTGTTGTGGATGGATTTGCTCCTATTAAAGCAGACGGTCTTTACTTTGGTTTCTTGGCCGTCCCTGGAGGAACAGCGTTGGACCTGAGAACCGAGCTCCTCAATGCGGTCATCCCACGCACCCCTGATGTAGTTTGTTTGTTAGCTCCAAGCAACACTTTGAGGAGAAGCACTGTTGTCAGTGAAGCTGGGAAACGGTTTGAAAAGCTCCTAACAACTGTTTGCACACTTTTTCCAAAG GTGTTTGTGTTGGATTTCCCTCCAAGACTTGACGTGGATCCTCAGGTTCAGTCTCTTCTACGACAAGAATTCCGAAGAGTATCAGTGCAACTGG gTGTGCAATACAAATCGGTTGCTGAGCTGTTTCCGATGAGTAAACtgcacctgtggagcagagatGGG GTACACCTTAGTGATGATGATGGGATGAAGATCCTAACTAAAGCTATATATGAGACCTCAGATGAGCAGATTCCCAAGCCAACTGCTGAGACCAAAGTGACGCCCACCATGTCACACTCTCCCCCAAAGTTGCTTTGTACACCTGATGTTCCAGTTGTGGCCCCACAAAACCCCTTTGAATCGGAGGTTGTTGGATCCCACAAGAAG GCTTCTCCTACTTCAAGCCAACATAAAAACTGTGCTTCACCAAAGAGAGTTCTCCATCTAAAG gtGGAAGAAGAAATGAAGTTTTCTGTGGAGCTGAATCCAAAGTGGTTGGATGATGACATGCTGGGAATCTCGTGGGACGGCAACACATCAACTTTAGAAGATGCTTCTATTGCATCATTTCAAGAACCAATG GCTTCTCCAAGTTCAAGCCAACATCAAAGCTGTGCTTCaccaaagaaagaagaagaaatggagTTTTCTGTGGAGCTGAATCCAAAGTGGTTGGATGATGACATGCTGGAAATCTTGGGGGACGGCAACACATCAACTTTTGGAGATGCTTCTActgcatcatttaaaaaaacaaag aGCTGTGACAGAGTAGTGGCTGGTGAGGAAACTGTCACCAAAAACG